tcggtgagctcagcagatagcccgatgtggcttagctctaagaaaacacacccgTAATTCGACTGATATTTTGCTTGCACCTTTTTCGCTTGTGCTGCTATCTAGTGTTCATAACGATAAACAAAGCTtcctaatatttatattttatctttgtttttgagatatatttttacaaaactatGCAATGAGCTTTCTGCGCTAACTCAGCTAAAAGTctcattatttgaaattaagttgtGTATCTAACACGAATATTCgctataattaattttcattttcaaaaattattaatttttttgctgCTTTCATTGAtcactttttcatttatttcaaactaCAAATAAATTTCACAAATTATACATTGGTATCAACAATGGAATACCTGACCACTATTCACATATGCAATGTTTTAATACTTTACCGcagatgttttatttgttagGAAAGAAAAGTTTTAGCATGACGTAAAGGTGATGTGTGACGTCAAAGCAGATAGCCTACAATGTGGTTTCGTgctttaaaaccaacaaaaaacggAATTAGGCTTATCAATAAATATAGCCAGTTCAACTTCGTGTTACCTTCGAAAAACGAAATGCTGTTATTAGTTCCAAGTGGACTTTAGTTTGCAATATATTTACCAAATAATCAAAACAACACGCCCAATTACTGAAATAGTTAGAACTTCTAACACCAGTTGAGTTTTTGCTCTAGAAAGGCACTATTctttcttgagaaaaaaaaaaaaaccaacaaaaacacatcacaagtcagttattataaaatgctgcgaaataaaaaaaacaacaagtgtaGCGGcaaaatattcaacaacaatgaaagaaatttcattttctatTGTATTGTTTTCTGACGTATAAGTGAAACAAGTTGCCTGGTATGCCTGGTAAACAAATAATTGTAATGGTGAATTGTTTACAAATAACCTGCCAGAAAAACTAAAGGTGTATGTAATACACTTACAGCAACTTTCCTTCGACCTCGGAGAAAATGTATCGATAAGCCACCTGTCGtccaagttattttaaaaacaattaattaataatcaatTTTTAAGATAAACATCAAACTGATCAGAGCGTTTGGCCTCGCAATATTTATTATGCAAAATGGTATTTCTGATGTACGCtggatagtataataatattttacactaaattaaATATGGCCAAtggtttctttaaaaattaaagactgaacattttgtaattaattaatattattctatgcctaatatccatattatttattttgcaagtATGCTGCTCTTCCGCgtgtacatttttctttttaaatgcaAGTTAAACTCTTTCATGCCTCAAAAGCaagcataaaaaaataatatattactttgtgTTTATGGCAAAGCTATACTGCCaaacttaattttgaatttcatatgAAAAAGACAGCCAAGCTGAAAGAAATGTGACACCTATCAACAATGTGAAGTagttgactgttactcttatgaTACACTTACAACTTAAATGAAtgggaaatattttgtggtactACAAGGATTCAATCCCATACTACCAGCTCAAAATCTGGAGCTTTACAATAGAGCCAATCCATACtaaaaaaatagtaattcaatacacaatagaaatatagaaatttatttttaatcatcaGAAAATTAAATAGTATTTACTTTTGTTCAACCATAAATTGAACCCAAGTGGAACTGTTCATGGTCTTGAGTCTTCCAAAGAAGTGAATATTTACCATCTTGCATTCATTATCAGTTCTGCATTGGTTGGGcatttcaaagaaatatattactAGCACTTAATAACAggtgttttactttttatgtatcaacattatcaatgtttttaattgtgtattggAATGTCACCTGAAATTATCTCAGTaaagaagtaattattttgtatggATTTCATCACTAAATTAATTCATGATTATTATGAACATTgacacaataattaatttttgctttaatttgatacaaaaataacaatctgCTATCACACATATctacatttattaacattttgttttatacatatatatatttatatacacatgcaCACACTTACATAGAAGATATTAATATATCCATATACATTTTGAGTAATACCATAAGCATGGAAACTGACAGACCCcaagttataattaaacaaattacatttacACAGCTAGACTGACAACGTCATAtggtgattaaaatatttatctgaccagtttttacaaacattaaaaaaattcctATATACCCTCAAGTAAGTCACATACTACGTTACAGTTGTTAAACGTAACAAGTAGCTCTTATTTGTcttgaataattttcaaatgttatttttttgaaACAGAGACTTATATCACAGTTTAAGTATTTTGCTAGTGAAAATtggaattataaattaataacatggTATATTTCTACTACTTATTAACTTAAACTTCACTACAATAATTAAGTGTCAAAGAACTTCATCCTTATGAAGTGTTTTCTGTCATAGAAGTTTCTTTATCTGGAAGTTTTTGCAATTCCGCTCGAGCTTGACGGTTTGATTCTAACAGTTCCCTAAGTTGTGAATTCAGGGTGTCATTCTGGCGTTCCAAAAAATCTAAGTGGCTGTTTATCTGGTCCAAAGTTTCATTCAGCACTTCATAACCtagaataaatgtaataaagtcaaaatattctcttacaatttatttaaatgcAAAGATATACCTTTAACCATAAACTACAAGACAGAACataacttatatatgtaaaaatggctgatattgtttcagaaaatttttatgtacaggagcgaacaacgtttcaaccttct
This genomic window from Tachypleus tridentatus isolate NWPU-2018 chromosome 10, ASM421037v1, whole genome shotgun sequence contains:
- the LOC143228024 gene encoding bublin coiled-coil protein-like, with amino-acid sequence MAGSDDKFPCNDSGPSNQNGTSNSSGSETNEDMIHEESNISYEVLNETLDQINSHLDFLERQNDTLNSQLRELLESNRQARAELQKLPDKETSMTENTS